ATCAGTACCCTTATTTGAGAGCACCACACTCTGGTGCCTTGCATTTTAGTTAAACACCAGTGACCTGTTTGCTCATCGTTTTTGATGGCAGGTggcctcctccttcctgctctttgATTGGAGAGTGGAATCTGTTGCTCCAGACATGTGATGGTGTTCAAAACCTGTCCAGTTTCCTTGTTCCTCAGCTGGGAAGCTGACCTTTGTCAATGAACACATCTTCAGTCAGATTCCCTTGTTGCATCCAATGAACTCTGTCCTTCCCACTTAGCGTCACTTTCAGAGCAATAAAGTCTTCTTCCTGCCAGATCCCCCACCCCAGTGCAACCATATCTTACAAATCTAAAGTTCTTCCTACCTCTGGTCTCATTTCTGGTACTAGCAGCCTTTCATATGGAATTGCCCTATGTAAGTCATCCAGCTGCTTTGGACAGTTTGGATCTTCTCTCTCATTCATGTCCTTGTGGTTTTGGTGCTTGGGTGCGATCTTAGTGCTTAGGAACTTGTCCTTATATGTTGTTAGGGCTGCTCATTAGGTTTTTGGGTGTCATGTTGTGTGTGTGCGTCCCTTCGGCTTCTGTAGGGGTTTCAGTGTGGATATGTGGCTTGGTTTTGCTGGAGGGGACATGGGAATTCTTTCGCCACTTGGCTAATGTTGTGTCTTCTTTCTAGAAGATGGAGGCTGTTGCTATGTAGGGAGTTGCACTCCAGTGGCTCTGAAGGGGTCCTATGGGCATCTACTTGTTGGCTACCCCAGCAGCATTGGGGTAGTGTACTGGTGTAACTACAGAGCTGGTTATGAACCTCCTTGCCTTCTCTTTATTTCAGCATAGACAACTCTTTGAGGATCTTGAACTTCTGCTGTGAGTTGCTTTCCTCGGAAGTCAGGGGAAAGGCcttcagtgcagagaaaaaCTCTGTGTTTGTTACCTCTCTTTGCTGTGTGCATCAAGGGATGAGcaatgaaaatttttttcactgggaTTCTTCATGTTGCTCCAATGTTGCTACATTAGCTAGACCTGAGCTTATACAGCAgcatttcataatttttacAATTTGGATGTCCCTTAATTTCCTGTCTTTGTGCAAACTTGTACATAAGAACGTACGTGTGACCAGGCATGGTCAGACTGAAGACCACCTAATGCTGTGTCCCATCTCCAGCAGTAACCAGGGCTAAATGCTGAGTGAAGAGTGTAAGAACAGGATGAGCCTGTAGTGTTTCTTCCCTAGAGTTCTCCTAGCTGCTTGCAGCTTGTGACCGAGAGCTGCTTGAGTCAGTTTGGTATTCAGTTTTGGACAGATTTTTCTTATGTGGCTCTTACACGCTTGTATTTGAGCCTGTGTAAGGTTTTGGCTTCCAGGCCTCATGCAGTGGAAAGCTTCATAGCTTGACTACACGCTGTGTGAGGGAATATACTCTTCTGTTTGGTACCTGCTAttggaagagggaagaaaggtaGTTCATTCTGTTGTGTGGTCCCTCAGATACCTTTTTCCTGTTGAGGAGCTGAATCTTTTGGGTTGTTCCTTTGCTTGTGTGGAAGCCAAGTATCTGAGAATGCAGCCCTAGAGTCACACTTGATTGCAACTGACCAAAGGGTTCAAGAGTTGCTTGGCAGTCAGGGGAGCAGAAGTGGCCTGTGAAGGTGAGCATGTATGGATGGCATTGTTGTAAAAGCTTAATTTGCTTAAAGAAGTTGGTCAAAATGGCTGCACTTGGTTCAAAGACTATTAGCTTAAGAATGCTTGCTAGTTTAAAGTCCTGTTTTGGctaattgtttttaatttctttttaattccagaaCTTTTGAATCCTCTtgagaaacatgaaaacaaagaactacttcttttaaatatctttcagGACAGTTGACACGTTCCAGGGAAAAGCTGggtttttctatttttggtgtgtgggttttttttttttttgttttttttgtttttcctgcaaattTCAGAAGAATCTGCATTCTCTGggattttaaacaaacataaaatgaaaacagtttaaaacttAGCCTTCAAAATGAATGTTGAAAAGTCAAATGACAAAGCAAAGAATGGCTTGAAGTCTTCCTTGCTTATAAGggatgaaaatggaaataactaCACATGTGACAGAGCTACACCTTCCTCAAAGAATTGTGCCACAGAGATACACAGTAATTCAACTGCCCAAAATGTAGTGACTGAGCATGGAGATGATACTGTTCGCGAAAGTAAAAGTGACTTTGGAAGTATTAGTTTAAAACAGCATTGTACTGAAGCACTTCATCTGCAGAAGACCCCTGGTAAATACAACTGCACCGAAAGTCTGTTGGGAGGTGCAGATGCTGCATGCAAGTCTTCCATGAATGAACAGACTTGTGTATATCCTTTGAACTGTGACTTGAAAGAAACAACAGACTTACTGAAAGGTAATGTTGCTAtggcaaaaccacaaaatcagAGTATCAAACAATCGGTGCCTTACAGTCAGACTGACTCTGAGTGTGTATTACCTCTTCCTGCTTCAGAGCAGAACATGCCATCCCTGATAAATGACAGGGCATGCTGCCACCTGAGCACATTGGATGTTACCAATGTTATAGGTGAGACTCTGGGAACTGATCAAAATGATGACATGCATCTGAGGGAAACACTAATCTCTTGTGAAGTATGTATGAGAGAGAAATTTGATAGAACCAGCTCAGAAAGAACACCTAATTTCTCCTCTACAGTAATGGCTTCAGAAAGCCCAGATGCCTATTCGGAACTTGCAGTACATCGTCCTGCTTCTGCAGGTATCGAACACTATCTAAAAAACACTAACAAGACTGATGAAGAATCACAGGAAACAGAAGCACAGTCTTTAAAACTAGCTGCTGGATTTATAGATCCGTATGTACGAGATACATTATCACCATGcattaatattaatgaagaTGACCAAGTGAAATCCTTGCTGGGTACCCCTGACCATGCTGAAACTGCGAATTCCAGTGCAGAAACATGCATGGATAGTTCTGTAAATAATGTGCATCTTCTCCCAGAAGATAAAATGGATGGAGAGCAAGTATCAAATAAAACCAATGAACCCTTAACCAAAGAACAAACTATCCCTGgaaatgctgctcttcaggATATGCATGAAACCACTTTCGTATCTTGCAGTGAACCAAAATTAAAGAGGACTGCTGTGCCTGACCTGAAATGCGAAGCAACTTTTGTGGTCTTCAGTCCTGTGGCTGATGAAAGTGATTCTGCTCTATGTACTTCAACCCCTAAAGAACAATCAAAGaatacagctttttctgtttcagctctgGCAGAGCTTGGAGAGAAGTCTCCTAAACTAAGACAGAGCAAGGCATTTGTAGGAGGGCCGAACAGAAGGCCTTTGCTTAAAGCTAGTTCAGGTCAAAATGCAGGAAGACCAGTGGGTAGGTCTCCTATTGCGTTAACAATAACCAGAGCGAAGAAATCGGAGGTTGTTAGTTTTCCCAAACCTAATTTCAAAAATGTTAAGCCAAAGGTTATGTCCAGACCTGTGCTACAGTCAAGAGACGGTGCAGCGTTAAAGCGGTCTCCCCAGTCGCCCCAGCTATCAGCTGTCGTCTCATCCTCACTGGCTGCTTCCCCACGGCATTTGTCTCCCTCCATAAAagtgctgaaaaagaaaacagatctaGCTAAAGATACTAAAGCGGAATTGCCTGTGAATAAGCCCCATAAGCTACATCTTAACAAACGACTCTTCACTAGCCCAGCCGTACATCCCACAACACATCCCAGAAATGCTTCCCACAAGGCTTCAAAGACACCTGTGTTAAAGCAGAATCCGGAAGACATTGGCAAAGCAAGCTCCTCCCATTCGGTGTGCTCCTCCGTTTCTGCTGTGCCTCCAACGTGTGGAGAGAACTCGAAAGAGATGCTAAATGATAAAATGGAAAGTTCCACCTCTGTAATGCAGCCCTGTGCTCAAAACATCTACCAGACCGGAGatgaaaaagagcaaagcagcaaCATGGAAATTCCTATGGAAGCAGGCTTGTTAAAAGATGCGGCAAATGAAATGTGTGACTTGCACTCAGTTTCTTTGgtaagctatttttttttaaacgtaCAAAATTATATGTTTGATATATTTGGAGAAAGGGAATTATGTACTGCACAGTTCATTCACTGCGTAGTCCTGAATGGAAGTTGTGGAATGGGTTTGGGTCTACAAATGTAAGTAGTGTTGATTTCGGGGGCGTAATCTCTGCCTAATAAAGGCAACGAAGGAATACCGTTTTACGAACTGGTCACGCTTGGCCTCAAGTGTGATTTCTGGTCTTGAACCTTTCATCTTACTCCATGGTATATAAATTTacagttgtttgcttttattaggAATCTTAACAAGTCTTAATTTAGTCAAACTGGTAAAACTGCATAGCATAACTTGGTGAGGTTTTTCTAAATATAGCATTTAATATGTGCTTTTATCAAGGTAATTCTAGTGGTGCCGTAACTTTAAATAGACATTAGAGATAAATTGCTGTTTTcggtattttcttttctttcaaaacatgcTTCAGAATGAAATTACACTTTTGAAATCTACTTACAGAAATGTTGTGCACACATTAACAATAATATTAGAGTCACGCAAAACCCAAAGACTACCAAGTTGGTcgagcattttatttttaacatcttcatttaaCTGTCCGCTTTGAATAATTTGGGAGTTTATTTGAAGTAGAACTGGGACTCATTAGAATAGTTAAGAGTAGCCAGGAAATATTTCTCATGCAGAGGGCATATACCTGGTTTTGGGCAATCAGCCAGCTGGAAGGTGCAGACTTCCTGGCCGGGAGGTATGCGTGCTCTGGTTCGTTGGGAAGTATTTTTGGATGAGTCAGCTGCATGTCAGGAGAAACGTGCTGCTTCCAAATACTCTGAAAGAAGGTTTAAAGAAAGGAATGCCAGGAAAGAGAGCTTCAGGGTTGGGTTGACCAAAATCTTGGGAGGCATGGTAGGGACACAGAGTTGGAGTCTTGATGCTGTATGGAATCCTTCCTGTTGTTCACTTGTGGGTGCCACAGCTTACGTTAAACTGGTGAAATGGAGCAGCAGCTTTTACTGGTAAAACTGACATTGTTTGGATTTTTGTCAGGCTTTACTGATTGCCAGAAAAACTCCAGTAAAGCTCAGTATAGGGAGGAAGCTACTTCAGgtaaaacagaagcagctatctatttttgaaacatgacagaagaaattaataaataatgttatttattacAATTAATAATTTAACTTGAAAACCTAAATGACCATGAAAGCAAGAATGGTCTATTTCAATTGTAAAGTATTTCAGAGCTTGGGTTCTGTTACGCTCCTTCCTTTTGGTGCTGAGGGTTGGAGAGaattcttttattaatttcatgCCATTGCCAAGATGGAAACCTCTGTAGTATTTGTCCTGCTGGTAACTGGAAAATTGACAGAGCGAATGATATAAAATGTGCAGTAGAGACAGTCAACTGGACTAAACTTAATACGTGGCCTTCTGAAAAGTACAGattaacttctgaaaatgaaggtaAGGGCTGGAGTAAAAAGTGGAAAGTATATTAATATGACCAAATGGCTGCATATCAGCTTGAGTCACAGAAAAGCATATgaagaactgtattttctttcaagtttacTTTTATAGGCTTAATTGTACAGCATGAATTAGTGCCTGTATGAACCAGAGAAAGAATTCTGCTTGAAAGGCAGATGAGTGCAACATATAAGCCAGTTATTTTAACCTTGTCCTGGGTCCACTcctgaatttttgttttatctatGGCATGTGAATGTGAAAGGTTTTAAGCTGTTCTTGTGTGGTAATGTAAGACCTAGACCAGAAAACCTATTGTAAGGGCTGTGACGTTCCAGGTAGTAACTTACCAGTGTGTTAACTTGTGTACTTGCTTGATAAATAGTTGATTTTAAGATTAGGTGCAGGCATGTAATTGAATGGCTTAATTAGAGtttggggaggaagaggaagaaattctgaTAGAAAATGACCTCTGTAACTTCTTGAGCATGTTTGTCATTACCAGTGATTAGCTGCAAACTAATAGTTTTGTGTTGCTGAAGGCCATTTCTGAGATGATTCTTGAGGTACTGAACTGCAGATGTGGACAATGTGACAGTGAACAGCTAAAAGTGTCCCCTGCTTCTGTGGTTAGTATTTCATTACAGATGCTGGAAAGGGGGATCTTCAGCTGCTCACAGTGGTGGTGCatgggtgtttttgttgttggtcGTGCTGTGtatttgtatgattttttttgttgttgttgttttggtttggttttgtttaaaaacagatgcCTTTGGTGAAAGACGGGACAACACAAGGGAAAAACATACTGAAGAAAGACCCAGTCACACTACGAA
The Falco rusticolus isolate bFalRus1 chromosome 1, bFalRus1.pri, whole genome shotgun sequence genome window above contains:
- the MTUS1 gene encoding microtubule-associated tumor suppressor 1 isoform X1, which gives rise to MNVEKSNDKAKNGLKSSLLIRDENGNNYTCDRATPSSKNCATEIHSNSTAQNVVTEHGDDTVRESKSDFGSISLKQHCTEALHLQKTPGKYNCTESLLGGADAACKSSMNEQTCVYPLNCDLKETTDLLKGNVAMAKPQNQSIKQSVPYSQTDSECVLPLPASEQNMPSLINDRACCHLSTLDVTNVIGETLGTDQNDDMHLRETLISCEVCMREKFDRTSSERTPNFSSTVMASESPDAYSELAVHRPASAGIEHYLKNTNKTDEESQETEAQSLKLAAGFIDPYVRDTLSPCININEDDQVKSLLGTPDHAETANSSAETCMDSSVNNVHLLPEDKMDGEQVSNKTNEPLTKEQTIPGNAALQDMHETTFVSCSEPKLKRTAVPDLKCEATFVVFSPVADESDSALCTSTPKEQSKNTAFSVSALAELGEKSPKLRQSKAFVGGPNRRPLLKASSGQNAGRPVGRSPIALTITRAKKSEVVSFPKPNFKNVKPKVMSRPVLQSRDGAALKRSPQSPQLSAVVSSSLAASPRHLSPSIKVLKKKTDLAKDTKAELPVNKPHKLHLNKRLFTSPAVHPTTHPRNASHKASKTPVLKQNPEDIGKASSSHSVCSSVSAVPPTCGENSKEMLNDKMESSTSVMQPCAQNIYQTGDEKEQSSNMEIPMEAGLLKDAANEMCDLHSVSLMPLVKDGTTQGKNILKKDPVTLRSVSTPRVKMMQSVLPLKRGCENKTMGTIKAPSHKGAVLSSSSGTGSLPREKHASLKNSPASWASSSKPQAKPKVPVKRSVLERTPSVSSVSSSQSERSLFSSNSASATVLIKNGEWPSKPACQNGASGTVPLKAVPRPRLHSLKSTPKGAKARPASLNQCTPKSSGPLHSARKVSEARDNQLLGSTPGRNGHQSLSCLGSVDKGKQRSPKSSCIQTQASTDVHSPGTKTAELTQYKTKCETQSGIILQLKKFLTSGNQKFEALTVVIQHLQSEREEALKQRKALSQELVNLRGELVTTSAACEKLERDRNELQVAYEGFLQKLNQQHHNDLAELEERLKQFYTAECEKLQSICIEEAEKYKVQLQEQVDNLNITHENFKLELENSHSEKVEELKKEFESSFSELKSAHESERKLLEDSFKEKQELLEKKINELKCENDTLSEKLKLEEQKQIAKEKANLKNPQIMYLEQELESLKAVLEIKNEKLHQQDIKLMKMEKLLENNTILMDKLKKVQQENEELKARMDKHMELSRQLSTEQAVLQESLEKESKVNKRLSMENEELLWKLHNGDLCSPRKLSPSSPSVPPQSPRNSGNFSSPTASLR
- the MTUS1 gene encoding microtubule-associated tumor suppressor 1 isoform X2, which gives rise to MNVEKSNDKAKNGLKSSLLIRDENGNNYTCDRATPSSKNCATEIHSNSTAQNVVTEHGDDTVRESKSDFGSISLKQHCTEALHLQKTPGKYNCTESLLGGADAACKSSMNEQTCVYPLNCDLKETTDLLKGNVAMAKPQNQSIKQSVPYSQTDSECVLPLPASEQNMPSLINDRACCHLSTLDVTNVIGETLGTDQNDDMHLRETLISCEVCMREKFDRTSSERTPNFSSTVMASESPDAYSELAVHRPASAGIEHYLKNTNKTDEESQETEAQSLKLAAGFIDPYVRDTLSPCININEDDQVKSLLGTPDHAETANSSAETCMDSSVNNVHLLPEDKMDGEQVSNKTNEPLTKEQTIPGNAALQDMHETTFVSCSEPKLKRTAVPDLKCEATFVVFSPVADESDSALCTSTPKEQSKNTAFSVSALAELGEKSPKLRQSKAFVGGPNRRPLLKASSGQNAGRPVGRSPIALTITRAKKSEVVSFPKPNFKNVKPKVMSRPVLQSRDGAALKRSPQSPQLSAVVSSSLAASPRHLSPSIKVLKKKTDLAKDTKAELPVNKPHKLHLNKRLFTSPAVHPTTHPRNASHKASKTPVLKQNPEDIGKASSSHSVCSSVSAVPPTCGENSKEMLNDKMESSTSVMQPCAQNIYQTGDEKEQSSNMEIPMEAGLLKDAANEMCDLHSVSLMPLVKDGTTQGKNILKKDPVTLRSVSTPRVKMMQSVLPLKRGCENKTMGTIKAPSHKGAVLSSSSGTGSLPREKHASLKNSPASWASSSKPQAKPKVPVKRSVLERTPSVSSVSSSQSERSLFSSNSASATVLIKNGEWPSKPACQNGASGTVPLKAVPRPRLHSLKSTPKGAKARPASLNQCTPKSSGPLHSARKVSEARDNQLLGSTPGRNGHQSLSCLGSVDKGKQRSPKSSCIQTQASTDVHSPGTKTAELTQYKTKCETQSGIILQLKKFLTSGNQKFEALTVVIQHLQSEREEALKQRKALSQELVNLRGELVTTSAACEKLERDRNELQVAYEGFLQKLNQQHHNDLAELEERLKQFYTAECEKLQSICIEEAEKYKVQLQEQVDNLNITHENFKLELENSHSEKVEELKKEFESSFSELKSAHESERKLLEDSFKEKQELLEKKINELKCENDTLSEKLKLEEQKQIAKEKANLGFSRSCIKCLLKIF